A genome region from Sceloporus undulatus isolate JIND9_A2432 ecotype Alabama chromosome 1, SceUnd_v1.1, whole genome shotgun sequence includes the following:
- the NEMP2 gene encoding nuclear envelope integral membrane protein 2 isoform X1: MDVMHSSEPTCFCYIPNGAIHLRNVWSTIQVKINSTEMFEVVSVPEEHNCQRSENLFSFLKCLINNIWQPGVSNKVIMSLDQYGDKTCFRIHPLNKASYTVSARQNMLDRRLLILFVAGGLLFHFAYNLSRSVVFYYSAGVAFGVFATPVFLLLMLKRFIPKLSTFWILMSGCWFSSLYCFYTWKEDLKWLWHNSSHYILGYILIVGLVSFAICYKHGPLSTEQSRNLLMWTLQLLGLILVYFGIAIPHMAYVVMAVMLCSKILRYPLRVFYHIGRKATQFFQTEKLEVRYLTEEEYQEQGETETIKALEELRRFCRSPDFPSWVAVVKLNHPQKFANFVLGFPHVSHEEMTAHEEHYGIGGALFEQQLFNAGTEAEPDPQTGPIIREENHQEDEERHQQTNSLRFGSRDFL, from the exons ATGGACGTAATGCACAGTTCTGAGCCAACCTGTTTCTGCTACATCCCAAATGGAGCAATCCACTTGAGAAATGTCTGGTCAACTATTCAG gTGAAAATAAATAGCACTGAAATGTTTGAAGTGGTGTCTGTTCCAGAGGAACATAACTGTCAACGGTCAGaaaatctgttttcctttttaaagtgcTTGATTAACAATATTTGGCAGCCAGGTGTTTCTAATAAAGTCATCATGTCACTGGACCAGTATGGAGACAAAACGTGTTTCAGGATCCATCCCCTGAATAAAGCATCCTACACTGTGAGTGCCCGACAAAACA TGCTGGATCGCAGACTCCTTATATTATTTGTTGCTGGTGGCCTTCTTTTTCACTTTGCATACAACCTGAGTAG AAGTGTTGTATTCTATTATTCCGCAGGAGTAGCGTTTGGTGTTTTCGCCACTCCGGTCTTTCTCCTTTTGATGCTTAAAAGATTTATTCCCAAG TTAAGTACCTTCTGGATTTTAATGAGTGGatgctggttttcttctctctATTGTTTTTACACTTGGAAAGAGGATTTGAAATGGCTGTGGCACAATTCTTCACATTACATACTAG GGTATATCTTGATAGTCGGATTGGTCAGTTTTGCTATTTGTTACAAGCATGGACCACTCAGCACTGAGCAAAGTAGGAATCTCTTGATGTGGACACTGCAGCTTCTAGGCTTGATCTTAGTCTATTTTGGCATTGCCATTCCTCACATGGCATACGTGGTAATGGCTGTCATGCTCTGTTCAAAAATCCTGCGTTATCCTTTGAGAGTATTCTACCACATTGGCAG aaaAGCAACTCAGTTTTTTCAAACAGAAAAGTTAGAGGTCCGCTATCTGACTGAAGAAGAGTATCAAGAGCAAGGGGAGACGGAGACCATCAAAGCCTTAGAAGAACTGCGTCGGTTCTGCAGGAGTCCTGATTTCCCCTCCTGGGTTGCAGTGGTCAAGCTAAATCACCCACAAAA ATTTGCAAACTTTGTTCTTGGATTTCCTCATGTGTCGCATGAAGAAATGACAGCACACGAGGAACACTATGGCATTGGAGGAGCTCTCTTTGAACAGCAGCTTTTTAATGCAGGGACTGAGGCAGAACCAGACCCACAAACTGGTCCCATTATCAGGGAAGAGAACCACCAAGAAGATGAAGAAAGACATCAACAGACAAACAGCCTGCGCTTTGGCAGCAGAGACTTTCTTTGA
- the NEMP2 gene encoding nuclear envelope integral membrane protein 2 isoform X3 translates to MDVMHSSEPTCFCYIPNGAIHLRNVWSTIQVKINSTEMFEVVSVPEEHNCQRSENLFSFLKCLINNIWQPGVSNKVIMSLDQYGDKTCFRIHPLNKASYTVSARQNMLDRRLLILFVAGGLLFHFAYNLSRSVVFYYSAGVAFGVFATPVFLLLMLKRFIPKLSTFWILMSGCWFSSLYCFYTWKEDLKWLWHNSSHYILGYILIVGLVSFAICYKHGPLSTEQSRNLLMWTLQLLGLILVYFGIAIPHMAYVVMAVMLCSKILRYPLRVFYHIGRSQSLPSTMQSRNISWHCALCIRVMHLPVRLSMLPLPPFQPAAASDEGEKQLSFFKQKS, encoded by the exons ATGGACGTAATGCACAGTTCTGAGCCAACCTGTTTCTGCTACATCCCAAATGGAGCAATCCACTTGAGAAATGTCTGGTCAACTATTCAG gTGAAAATAAATAGCACTGAAATGTTTGAAGTGGTGTCTGTTCCAGAGGAACATAACTGTCAACGGTCAGaaaatctgttttcctttttaaagtgcTTGATTAACAATATTTGGCAGCCAGGTGTTTCTAATAAAGTCATCATGTCACTGGACCAGTATGGAGACAAAACGTGTTTCAGGATCCATCCCCTGAATAAAGCATCCTACACTGTGAGTGCCCGACAAAACA TGCTGGATCGCAGACTCCTTATATTATTTGTTGCTGGTGGCCTTCTTTTTCACTTTGCATACAACCTGAGTAG AAGTGTTGTATTCTATTATTCCGCAGGAGTAGCGTTTGGTGTTTTCGCCACTCCGGTCTTTCTCCTTTTGATGCTTAAAAGATTTATTCCCAAG TTAAGTACCTTCTGGATTTTAATGAGTGGatgctggttttcttctctctATTGTTTTTACACTTGGAAAGAGGATTTGAAATGGCTGTGGCACAATTCTTCACATTACATACTAG GGTATATCTTGATAGTCGGATTGGTCAGTTTTGCTATTTGTTACAAGCATGGACCACTCAGCACTGAGCAAAGTAGGAATCTCTTGATGTGGACACTGCAGCTTCTAGGCTTGATCTTAGTCTATTTTGGCATTGCCATTCCTCACATGGCATACGTGGTAATGGCTGTCATGCTCTGTTCAAAAATCCTGCGTTATCCTTTGAGAGTATTCTACCACATTGGCAG ATCTCAATCCCTCCCCTCCACaatgcagtccagaaacatcagCTGGCATTGTGCGTTATGCATTAGAGTTATGCATCTACCGGTAAGACTGTCAATgcttcctcttccaccttttcaACCAGCAGCTGCATCCGATGAAGGAG aaaAGCAACTCAGTTTTTTCAAACAGAAAAGTTAG
- the NEMP2 gene encoding nuclear envelope integral membrane protein 2 isoform X2, producing the protein MDVMHSSEPTCFCYIPNGAIHLRNVWSTIQVKINSTEMFEVVSVPEEHNCQRSENLFSFLKCLINNIWQPGVSNKVIMSLDQYGDKTCFRIHPLNKASYTVSARQNMLDRRLLILFVAGGLLFHFAYNLSRSVVFYYSAGVAFGVFATPVFLLLMLKRFIPKLSTFWILMSGCWFSSLYCFYTWKEDLKWLWHNSSHYILGYILIVGLVSFAICYKHGPLSTEQSRNLLMWTLQLLGLILVYFGIAIPHMAYVVMAVMLCSKILRYPLRVFYHIGRSQSLPSTMQSRNISWHCALCIRVMHLPVRLSMLPLPPFQPAAASDEGGLYRCQSGWKEEMFSTHPLASGTATIKSKTFVVIPHHSLTCGWAGAGKSSSLCPDQNLNRQPVPSVTTGC; encoded by the exons ATGGACGTAATGCACAGTTCTGAGCCAACCTGTTTCTGCTACATCCCAAATGGAGCAATCCACTTGAGAAATGTCTGGTCAACTATTCAG gTGAAAATAAATAGCACTGAAATGTTTGAAGTGGTGTCTGTTCCAGAGGAACATAACTGTCAACGGTCAGaaaatctgttttcctttttaaagtgcTTGATTAACAATATTTGGCAGCCAGGTGTTTCTAATAAAGTCATCATGTCACTGGACCAGTATGGAGACAAAACGTGTTTCAGGATCCATCCCCTGAATAAAGCATCCTACACTGTGAGTGCCCGACAAAACA TGCTGGATCGCAGACTCCTTATATTATTTGTTGCTGGTGGCCTTCTTTTTCACTTTGCATACAACCTGAGTAG AAGTGTTGTATTCTATTATTCCGCAGGAGTAGCGTTTGGTGTTTTCGCCACTCCGGTCTTTCTCCTTTTGATGCTTAAAAGATTTATTCCCAAG TTAAGTACCTTCTGGATTTTAATGAGTGGatgctggttttcttctctctATTGTTTTTACACTTGGAAAGAGGATTTGAAATGGCTGTGGCACAATTCTTCACATTACATACTAG GGTATATCTTGATAGTCGGATTGGTCAGTTTTGCTATTTGTTACAAGCATGGACCACTCAGCACTGAGCAAAGTAGGAATCTCTTGATGTGGACACTGCAGCTTCTAGGCTTGATCTTAGTCTATTTTGGCATTGCCATTCCTCACATGGCATACGTGGTAATGGCTGTCATGCTCTGTTCAAAAATCCTGCGTTATCCTTTGAGAGTATTCTACCACATTGGCAG ATCTCAATCCCTCCCCTCCACaatgcagtccagaaacatcagCTGGCATTGTGCGTTATGCATTAGAGTTATGCATCTACCGGTAAGACTGTCAATgcttcctcttccaccttttcaACCAGCAGCTGCATCCGATGAAGGAGGTCTGTACAGGTGCCAATCCGGGTGGAAAGAGGAAATGTTTTCAACCCACCCACTAGCAAGTGGGACTGCAACAATTAAAAGCAAGACCTTTGTTGTAATTCCTCATCACAGCCTCACTTGTGGGTGGGCGGGGGCTGGAAAATCATCTTCCTTGTGCCCTGATCAGAATTTGAACAGACAACCTGTACCCAGTGTGACTACTGGCTGTTAG